In Dyadobacter sp. NIV53, a single window of DNA contains:
- a CDS encoding peptidylprolyl isomerase, giving the protein MKNRLLLLLMFTICFSVSAQTKKTYPVGQIKTSMGEILFWLYDETPNHKTSFMKLANESYWDSLTFNRVIKNFVAQGGCPDTPAGFSDSPYLLKPEFNSKIRHVYGAVGAGRDDNKEMLSAGCQFYIVQNKDGIARLDDKYTVFGQVFKGMDIIDKIVSVKTDSTDTPLTPIKLDVNVVNMSENELKKNGYNLK; this is encoded by the coding sequence TTTCAGTTTCGGCACAAACAAAAAAGACATATCCGGTAGGTCAAATCAAGACTTCTATGGGCGAAATACTGTTCTGGTTATACGACGAAACTCCGAACCATAAAACCAGTTTTATGAAACTGGCCAATGAGAGTTATTGGGATTCTTTAACTTTCAATCGGGTCATAAAAAACTTTGTGGCTCAGGGCGGCTGCCCGGATACACCAGCCGGTTTTTCAGATTCCCCTTACTTGCTTAAACCTGAATTTAACAGTAAAATACGGCATGTATACGGCGCAGTTGGTGCAGGCCGCGATGATAATAAGGAAATGTTATCGGCCGGATGCCAGTTTTATATTGTCCAGAACAAAGATGGTATTGCACGGCTAGACGATAAATACACCGTTTTTGGACAGGTTTTTAAAGGAATGGATATTATCGATAAAATTGTCAGCGTCAAAACCGACAGTACCGATACGCCATTAACGCCCATCAAGCTCGATGTGAATGTGGTGAATATGTCTGAAAATGAATTAAAGAAAAACGGATATAACCTGAAATAA
- a CDS encoding sorbosone dehydrogenase family protein, with product MQKKILLAAGMLAVTAGLSGFLIQSGLTMNIHSEPANKTVVDAKDLKLPAGFSAKIIGSDLGTTRHIVVGKSGDIYVKLSKLKDGKGIYLLRDTNGDGVIDDQKLFGNYPGTGIKIKDGYLYSSSNKAIYRYKLNEKEEILNFDEPEKIVDGLLDHGRDNAKPLALDNNGNIYVTIGSYNDNCREAGSGKGMSPCSILDSAGGIWKFNAGKSGQTFSDGVRYATGVKNAVGIDWDFKTNSLFATIHGRGKFDDFYPKYYTPKQSAELPAETLYRLKAGDDAGWPYIYYDHFQNKKMMAPEYGGDGIKTAGEKAINPVAAFPAHLGPNALMFYTGNMFPAKYKNGAFIAFHSQSAELKKGYFVAFVPFVNGKAGKWEIFADNFAGVDLVKPTGPIEHRPCGLAQGPDGALYVTDDLNGTIFKIDYKKK from the coding sequence ATGCAAAAAAAAATTTTACTAGCTGCCGGTATGCTGGCGGTAACAGCCGGATTAAGCGGTTTTTTGATCCAATCCGGTTTAACAATGAATATTCATTCCGAACCTGCAAATAAAACAGTAGTAGATGCAAAGGACCTTAAACTTCCTGCCGGCTTCTCAGCAAAAATCATTGGTTCCGATCTCGGCACAACCCGCCACATTGTAGTTGGGAAAAGTGGTGATATCTATGTAAAACTTTCAAAATTAAAGGACGGCAAAGGAATTTATCTGCTGAGAGATACCAATGGTGACGGTGTGATTGATGATCAAAAGCTGTTTGGTAATTATCCTGGTACGGGCATTAAAATAAAAGATGGTTATTTGTACAGCTCTTCCAACAAGGCAATTTATCGTTATAAACTGAACGAAAAAGAGGAAATTCTCAATTTTGATGAACCTGAAAAAATTGTCGACGGCCTGCTTGATCATGGCCGTGATAATGCCAAGCCACTCGCCTTGGATAACAATGGCAATATTTATGTAACAATAGGCTCTTATAATGATAATTGCCGGGAAGCAGGATCAGGAAAGGGAATGTCACCTTGTTCAATCCTGGATTCTGCTGGCGGGATCTGGAAATTCAATGCGGGTAAATCCGGGCAAACCTTTTCGGATGGCGTCAGATATGCAACGGGCGTAAAAAATGCAGTGGGTATAGACTGGGATTTTAAAACGAACTCACTTTTCGCAACGATCCACGGCAGAGGAAAATTCGATGATTTTTACCCGAAATATTATACACCAAAACAAAGTGCTGAGCTACCGGCTGAAACGTTATATCGGTTAAAAGCGGGCGACGATGCAGGATGGCCATACATTTATTACGATCATTTCCAGAATAAAAAAATGATGGCTCCCGAATACGGTGGTGACGGGATAAAAACGGCAGGTGAAAAGGCAATCAATCCGGTAGCTGCGTTTCCTGCCCATTTGGGCCCTAATGCGCTTATGTTTTATACGGGAAATATGTTTCCTGCCAAATACAAAAACGGGGCTTTTATCGCTTTTCACAGCCAGTCGGCAGAATTGAAGAAAGGATATTTTGTTGCTTTTGTACCTTTCGTCAATGGCAAAGCCGGTAAGTGGGAAATATTCGCGGATAATTTTGCTGGTGTTGATCTGGTAAAACCGACAGGCCCGATAGAGCACCGTCCATGCGGATTAGCACAGGGCCCGGACGGAGCATTGTATGTAACGGACGATTTGAACGGGACTATTTTTAAAATTGATTACAAGAAAAAATAA